The following are encoded in a window of Narcine bancroftii isolate sNarBan1 chromosome 2, sNarBan1.hap1, whole genome shotgun sequence genomic DNA:
- the LOC138752849 gene encoding uncharacterized protein — protein sequence MTCFHFGSLGSDVIEVKNTAWTKNITCTESDCELHWDRSLHNSLFHESSTLHLPLWMQDEPPLHSHLSPLFGAPNSPSKETGCKLEDHFTEHLHSVRISGLVNHQTRFKEPSPSPCLLVCPPEERGGKGGRLKGEGEATKVERIEGKENRDKGKGRRREGEEGKEKTDGRRRRRERRRVAGPAPPPRAGRSWERRPRPSPSRWAELGASAPPLPLALGGVGSVGPAPPPRARRSWERRPRPFPSRWAELGASAPPLPLALGGVGSVGPAPSPRAGRSWERRPRPFPSRWAELGASAPPLPLALGGVGSVGPAPSPRAGRSWQRRPRPGAESSELSAIVGLGDMAVGCAALLGLLVLLGLCAGQSVKFKDCGSQTGKVIAVDITACSSLPCELHKGKRYDVNVTFVSLTASETSKANVYGILSGIHLPFPLPIDDGCKSGIQCPIRKNQKYNYLNSLQIKNEYPSIELVVEWKLLDDKNRNIFCWEVPVQISD from the exons ATGACTTGTTTCCACTTTGGTTCTCTGGGTTCTGatgtgattgaagttaaaaataccgca TGGACCAAAAACATAACCTGCACTGAAAGTGATTGTGAACTTCACTG ggaccggtCCCTCCACAACTCCCTCTTCCATGAATCTTCTACtttgcaccttcccctgtggatGCAGGATGAACCACCCTTGCACTCCCACCTCTCACCACTTttcggggctccaaacagtccttccaa agagactggatgcaaactggaagatcacttcactgagcatcttcactctgtccgcatcagtggccTCGTGAACCATCAAACCAGGTTCAAAG agccatccccctccccttgcttgctggtgtgccctcct gaggagagaggaggaaaagGAGGGAGACTAAAGGGAGAAGGTGAGGCGACCAAGGTAGAGAGGATCGAGGGGAAGGAAAATAGAGATAAAGGGAAGGGTAGAcgaagggagggagaagaggggaaggaaAAGACGGACGGGAGGAGGAggcggagggagaggaggagagttgctggccccgcccctccccctcgcGCTGGGCGGAGTTGGGAGCGTCggccccgcccctccccctcgcGCTGGGCGGAGTTGGGAGCGTCGGCCCCGCCCCTTCCCCTCGCGCTGGGCGGAGTTGGGAGCGTCggccccgcccctccccctcgcGCTAGGCGGAGTTGGGAGCGTCGGCCCCGCCCCTTCCCCTCGCGCTGGGCGGAGTTGGGAGCGTCGGCCCCGCCCCTTCCCCTCGCGCTGGGCGGAGTTGGGAGCGTCGGCCCCGCCCCTTCCCCTCGCGCTGGGCGGAGTTGGGAGCGTCGGCCCCGCCCCTTCCCCTCGCGCTGGGCGGAGTTGGGAGCGTCGGCCCCGCCCCTTCCCCTCGCGCTGGGCGGAGTTGGCAGCGTCGGCCCCGCCCCTTCCCCTCGCGCTGGGCGGAGTTGGCAGCGTCGGCCCCGCCCCGGAGCCGAGTCATCGGAACTGTCGGCGATTGTTGGGCTCGGCGACATGGCCGTGGGTTGCGCGGCGCTGCTCGGCCTGCTGGTTCTGCTCGGCCTGTGTGCCGGCCAGTCGGTGAAGTTCAAGGACTGCG GTTCTCAAACGGGGAAGGTTATTGCAGTGGATATCACCGCCTGCTCCTCTCTACCATGTGAACTTCACAAAGGGAAAAGATACGATGTGAATGTTACCTTTGTCAGCC TTACTGCTAGCGAAACAAGCAAAGCAAACGTTTATGGGATCCTATCTGGCATAcatcttcctttccctctccctatTGATGATGGTTGTAAATCTGGGATTCAGTGCCCTATTCGGAAGAATCAGAAGTACAACTACTTAAATTCCTTACAAATAAAAAATGAATACCCCTCA ATTGAATTGGTGGTCGAGTGGAAGCTGTTAGACGATAAGAATAGGAATATCTTCTGTTGGGAGGTTCCTGTTCAAATTTCCGACTAA